ATAGCATTTTTATGGGATTGTCCATTATCTGCTAATGACTCGCACAAGAACTCAATTAGAGCAAATCCATCTCCAACAGAGTGATGAATTCTAAATATTATCCCGTGTTCCTCCTTTGTGTTATGATCAATGGTGACCCTTTGTTTAGTTATAAGGATTTTAAAAAGGCCTTCATCGTTATATGGTAAAGGTTTAGTTGACACGTCGGCCATAATGTCTTCAAGATCAGTTTCACTTAGCTCACATTGATCAGGTAAGTCTAATATTTCCACATATTCACTCACAtctataaaatcattttttctCCAGTAAAAAAAGCCATATTCTTCgtgttttctataaaatattttatcactcGTCTTATTATGTATTAGAATTTCCAACTTgtgtttcatattttcaacTAATGCTTCAGTTGAATCAGACTCAATAGTACCCAGAATGTTTATTACCGAATCACCTTCCAAGTACCAAAACACATCGAAACTTTCCAAAAATCTGACAAATTGCTTGTCTTTTCttcttattataattgaaCACAGGAATTTATAACACCTACCAAATAATATTAGCACTATAAAAACTGGTAGCATTAACACTAACACTAGTAACACTAGAGTTcttaacagattttttttgtcaagcCGTATTATAATCTGAGCCGATTTCGTCGTGAAACACTGAAACAAgatgtacataaaaaagttttttatataaaaatatttttcactagcATTTATGATCTTGGTCAGTTAAACTAATGAACTAGAACTCACGTCCAAGCTATTCAgagatttttcattgcgagcTAATCCTAATTAGGGGAAGaacttatttctaatttagCTTCGTAGATTCTTTTCAAAGATTTCCTCCTAGTCAAGCTAggaaaaaaaacctatttattttccaaaataatgtattgtactagttatttgtaaattctaataataaattaatatcctCATCCCCAGGTTACAAACCTGGGGATGAGGACATTAAATTATCGATAtgagattttttgaaaaaaaataaaattaaaaaaattaattatcaattattttgaaaaaaagtgttaccagttaatattatttattgatccCAGTCGCATATGAAACCGAATATTAACTTACCTTCAGATTTAACACAATATTCAAAGCAACAGCAATCGCTATTCCCGTGACAGTGCCAAGACTAACAGCCGTAGTGGTATGTTTACCAACAGCACTTGGTTCAAAAATGAAGTCACTTTTCGACACAGTACAATTATCcgccatttttattgttaaatgatCCATTACTTGtaccataatttttttaaaatccgaGTCTTTCTAGTCTGAGCGTTACGACTAGACTGGAAAACGGGAAGAAAACCTATGccttaatataaatacttgtcGGAAACCTTAACAATATTAGTCTTCATATATCCAATTAGCAAGTCTTGGCCCCTTTGTAAATATTACGCAatcataaacaaacatttctaTTTCCTTTGTCCATTTTGTTACACTCCTATTTCGAATGATATGAGATCCATATACTAAATCAAACAGCATCTCGttatcaatacattttatgctTGAATTCTCATAATATTAGACATGCGTAcaatcaacattttattacctagtaatatttacaaaaaatattgtcctCACCTCAAATATATCCTACGTTATCGATATCTATTAAAGGTtgtcatttatattatgaattatagttatttgatttaaatcttaattaaaatatgcaatTGAAATGCAATGATGTAATTCGATACCTAgcaatagatataaaattaagtgcGATTCAGTATTCAACCTTTTAAATCATTTcctttatctattttatttcaaactagtTACGTTTgcacaaaaaatcaaaaacagtCTACGCCTGCGGTTGACAGTATACTATCTTACAACTTACTTATTTTGCATGTTTTCTTAaactttagattttatttaaaaaacattgtttgcTAAAATTATACTCATGATTTCTTTTCTTGGCTAATCTTTTGccttttaataaaacacagCACATTAATCCACACGAACGAAACCGATGCCACGTAAACTACCCTCAACTGTGGCGGCATGAAGTAGAAATTGACCGTCTGCGCAGGTATCCAAAACGATTGGTTGGCGATGAAAGCTATCcagtatttttctttcagtTCTGCGAAAATGTCTTCTTTGCCTTCCAGAGTACTCATAACTGAAATGgttgaaaaaaaactttacagaTTAAAGTCAAAAGTAAAGTCAAGATATGTCATTAAATTATCTCAGACGATGGATATGTGAGGAACTTACTAGTGAAGAATAAGGCCAGAAGAACAGGTGTCATGATGAACTGGTCACAAGCCACTTTTGTGAGCACAGTCTTTATAGCATTGCCGGTAAACCTTCGGTCCAGGAACTTATACCTGAAAATCAAAGTTTTTGGGTGAACATGTCGATGAGATTgccagattttaaaaaaacaattttttttttctcaggcATTTGAGCgcctgattaaaaaaaaaacaattgttttttctctttttcacTTATTTGAGCGAATTCCCAGTTGCTTCCAGAATTcgcttttattttacatggAATGATCTAAAAATCGATTAGGCGATCAATCACTAGTCTCTATGTCTCAGGTTCTTTTCTTACATTTTGATATTGTGCGATTGcctataaatttacttttagtGTCAATTTGTGTAAATCTATAGGTAAAGTATTCTTCTATATATTGTTAGATCCACTTCTTGGCGTCAGCTCAAATTTTCTTCTATTGACAACACATATTATAGTCGATTCTCTTAATGTTAAGCCAAAATAGTTTTTCAGTAGTAGGTAGCTCTTATTCGCACAAGATAATGagttatattaagtatttcaacTTCAACCAAGTGAACATAccaattagtaggtacctatttgatTGAGCTAGAAGGTACTCAAACTTCCTAAAGTCTTTAAAACTTTGTTGAACTTAGGTATGTCATGAATAAACAAGTAATgccattatatatatatataataataataagtagaaTATCTACATGTAATATAAAGATATCATGACGTACCAATTGTACAATATAGGTGCGTACAGGGTGCTCCCGACCGCTGATATCCGCGCGACCGCTGCGAAGTCTATGTCTGGCTTTTCTGGCTGCAAAAGAGTTAACGTAAAGTCGTGAAAAAAATTCGGACAGGtcttttgtgaaaaataacctCAATTATCAAATTAACAATCTGATTATCAGATTAGGGAACGCCTCAAAGGATATATGTAAACGAGCATTTAACGCTACGGGAACAAAAAGTTATTTCGGGAGTGTCGTGAACGGGCGAAGAAGTATGAGTTTGGGTCAGACATGGGATTATTCTCGTCCGTAAGTCTGACTCTGCTCCTGTGCTGGCTATCCGCACCGAGCTCGATAtcactaaaattaaatgatttaacgATTGTATTAATAATGCATGCTGTTTATTTTGCGTACAGTACTTTCATTAAACTAATTGATTATTGTGGCACtaaaataaagcattttcatgtttgtttttgtaatgtgaATAGTTTATTAGAAGGGTTGAAAACACAAGTTACTAAACTACAtaatcttataatttttacaaataaacagaatatttgtttgtataaagTCGTTAAAGTTGGCATATATTCTCAtagttattattactattatagttTGATATTTCACAATATTCTAAGAATCTCTAATAGCAAGGAATATTTAGAGTGTAATTGTATAACAAAAGCTTATGTTatcttaagattttttatattaatatttgtaacatGTTCGTTAACTGAAAAGATAGGAAAATACAAATTGCATGGCCCGCATTACTTATTTTGCTACatcatagtaaaaaatattagaataatattgcaaatatGTGCAGCgaataaaactatttcttcttctttaaatttaatagtgGTAGATCTAATTGTAGGTATGTGCGCAGCGGATTATGTTAACGACACTCTCATATGgtattcatacattttgtgtattacaatgtttattgatatttataaaattcgataataaacaaaactcgttttctatttattaccAGAACTGTCGCGGGCTCAAAGCCAAACTCAATACGATTTTTATGAGTATATTATCTCATAATTACGATGTTATAGTTTTAACAGAAACATGGTTACACCCGggcataaataataatgaattcatAGATCGTAGGTATGTAGTACACAGGTCTGATAGAAATTTAGCAGCATACAATAAATGCGATGGTGGTGGGGTCCTTGTCGCAACGCTAAAATCAGTCTAACCGACCCTAGCACCAGCCGTGACCTTGACAACCACTTCCGTCAGCCTTCCTCCTAAGATTGACCACGTACTGTTGCATATACAGGTgggtgatttttattttattttgagcgCCGTTTACATGCTACCTCGTATGCATAATGATacttataacacatacttTACTTTTATACGGGACTACTTACAGACAACAAATGTCACTAATTTCTGCTTAATTGgagattttaatttacctaCTTTCCGGTGGCAGATAAATGATGCTCGTGCACAACCCTTGCCAAAGGTAATCAGACCCCACCTAACTGTTacttattaaactttttgaatTCTTACAATTTAcacacaattaaatatatttaaaaaccgTGTGAATAGATTGTTACATTTATGTATTACCAACATTGACAACTGTAAGGCTTTCTCTACACCAATTTCTCTAGTTCCTATCGAGGATTAACATCCCgctttttatatacttatttcaaatgataaaatagttagtaaaattatatcttgtAAATCTCAgattaaaatctgttttctaAAAGCCGATTATGCATTAATTAACCAGGATATTCTTCAATTAGACTGGGATAAGTTATTTAAGGCTAAATCAGCTGAAGATTgtgtcaatatattttatgagaatatatataatattataagaaatcgtatcataattaaaaatgtcactaATACACATTTCCCAGCATGGTTCACAGCACTTCTCTTAAAcacttattcagaaataaaaataatgcttgGGTGAATTTGAAGAAGTATAGAAATAGGTCagataatatgttattttctatGTATCGAGATAGATTTAAGAAAGAATCACGTATAGCTTAcactaaatacataaacagAGTTGAGAATCAGTTTTTCAATCAAGCAATTTAtctgaaaactataatatagaccaaattataaatatagatacaaataatGATAATCCTAACATTATtagtgatatttatatatatttagagaGTTTGCTTAAGGAGCTCAAACATTTGGATCTGACGAAAGGGCCAGGTTTAGACAATATTCCACcacttttctttaaaaacacTTCAGCTTCTATCACTAAAccaatacattatatatttaatatatgctTGAGTGAAGGTATTTGCCCAAATCAGTGGAAATCAGCTAGAATAATTCCAATACATAAAGGGGGAACAAAAGCTGACGTGGAAAACTTTCGACCAATCTCTATATCGAATATTTTGGTTAAGATTTTCGAGAGACTAATACGGGACCAATTGTATCCATTTCTTCACAGTTCTATAATACCACAGCAACATGGCTTTGTTCGTGGCCGGTCTACTGTTAGCAATCTCGTAGTTTATACTACTGAATTGTTTCGTAATATGGATGATAATATTCAGACCGATAGATACTGTGTATACAGACTTTTCCAAAGCCTTCGATAGGGTggatcataaaattttacttgatAAAATTGCATATAAAGGGATACGTGGCAATCTCTGGAGATGGTTTAAATCTTATGTGACAAATCGCACACAAAAGGTTGTCATTAATGGGCATGAATCTGAAACAGTAACATCAGGGGTACCACAAGGCTCTATTCTAGGtccattattgtttatattattcataaatgacattaaaaactgttttaaacATACTAATTTCAAATGTTATGCCGATGACCTAAAAATATATCGCAGAATTAATGATCCCTCTGATCACCAGCTCTTTCAGAAAGATTTGGATAGATTTGCAATTTATTGTGAAACCAACAATCTAAAACTTAACGTagataaatgtaaatgttttacCATTACACGAAAAAAGAATGTCAGTAACTTTAATTATACCTTGTGTGGTACTGTACTGGATAGAGTGACATCAATAAGGGACCTACGAGTaattattgacaataaattgACATTAGACAATCATATAGAAACGATTTGTAATTAAGTCTTTAAGTTGTTTGGTTTTGTGTTTCGCGCCAGCGTTGCCATTTTAAAAACCCAGCtacgtacatacatttattcagaTCATTAATAAGATCGCAATTAGAATACGCCATAGCTATATGGGAcccattttataatatttattctgttGCAATAGAAAAAGTACAGAAGAAGTTTTTGCGTAGTATCCACTTCAGATGCTGCCATAGTTTTTTATTCTAcgcaaatttattaaaaatttacagtgTGCCATCTCTTAAATCAAGGAGATTAACATTACAAGCAATtctgcaacaatattaaatatttgtaacaataaatatgattGTACTGATTTAACTAAATTGTTAGTTAAATCAGTACAATCATATTAGTAGTACCCGTGTGCCAGTCAGGCCGCGCGTACGGGCCTGTCGGCCTTTGCCTTTTTTTGCAACTAAAACATGTCGCTCTGAGTCGTCTGcttgatatatataataaatattttaaccacttagatatattttcaCTGCGCATAGGTGctttcaaaaaaattgattgtcgaaaaatgtaaaaaaacctAATTCAAAATCACTCTTATtagtgatatttaaaaaatgtttgtaattctttaaacttcttttttttttatttgtttgtactcTCTCAacttattctttatttaaactgtGGTTAACGGTGCTGGTTTTACGTTTAATTTACACTATTTatcttacattttatatgtcaaaacaaatttatatgttattattatttacaaattattatttacaaatttattgttattattatttacaaatttattgtttgttgacccaaataaaagaaaaaaaaattatatacgatTACAAATTTAATCGATTACGCCCAACTCTAATCATTGAATGGGCATAAATCTAAACaactaatttgaatttatttcttagtttTCATTCTCTCTATTGCtgatctttaaaaaatcttatactatttattatatcataggtgattttatttcaatacaattCAAATCTGATACATAACTTAGTACAGTGACtgactttataataaagttttgtattgtttgtaattCTGCAAGTTTCAGCATTTCCGACAATGTTCCAAATCTAGAGCAAGTAACGTAGCGTCGCTTTATTATAGCTGCCTTACTGCCTTGTCAgatattta
This portion of the Plodia interpunctella isolate USDA-ARS_2022_Savannah chromosome 10, ilPloInte3.2, whole genome shotgun sequence genome encodes:
- the LOC128673107 gene encoding uncharacterized protein LOC128673107 is translated as MVQVMDHLTIKMADNCTVSKSDFIFEPSAVGKHTTTAVSLGTVTGIAIAVALNIVLNLKCFTTKSAQIIIRLDKKNLLRTLVLLVLVLMLPVFIVLILFGRCYKFLCSIIIRRKDKQFVRFLESFDVFWYLEGDSVINILGTIESDSTEALVENMKHKLEILIHNKTSDKIFYRKHEEYGFFYWRKNDFIDVSEYVEILDLPDQCELSETDLEDIMADVSTKPLPYNDEGLFKILITKQRVTIDHNTKEEHGIIFRIHHSVGDGFALIEFLCESLADNGQSHKNAINLSEFRNSETPDELFNVIRKLCDIPLCFADLVLRKPDENSLHGPPMLGQKHFKWTKSDENLLVMVKEIKDNVGLNFSDVIATAVAGGLRNYFDKTIAHVPDDVAVIIPVRYPSSAPFKNGRNRLNNDFTVTMFDLPVKEHKNLSTIKNRFADFRLNNEYLANYYIIQLASIFPKEILKPIFFSSQATLTLSNMPGPDVLSICGSTLKKMVFFLPLKGISGVGVSAFCYGGVLRLAVSADAALVSKADDLDYILQGMVDEIRRMHVLYAKK
- the LOC128673110 gene encoding mpv17-like protein isoform X2 translates to MLSRATAFWRRALKNYPLATNATVYAGFYTAAELMQQSYNKMYLPEKPDIDFAAVARISAVGSTLYAPILYNWYKFLDRRFTGNAIKTVLTKVACDQFIMTPVLLALFFTIMSTLEGKEDIFAELKEKYWIAFIANQSFWIPAQTVNFYFMPPQLRVVYVASVSFVWINVLCFIKRQKISQEKKS
- the LOC128673110 gene encoding mpv17-like protein isoform X1, with translation MAAMLSRATAFWRRALKNYPLATNATVYAGFYTAAELMQQSYNKMYLPEKPDIDFAAVARISAVGSTLYAPILYNWYKFLDRRFTGNAIKTVLTKVACDQFIMTPVLLALFFTIMSTLEGKEDIFAELKEKYWIAFIANQSFWIPAQTVNFYFMPPQLRVVYVASVSFVWINVLCFIKRQKISQEKKS